A region of Thiofilum sp. DNA encodes the following proteins:
- a CDS encoding RNA-guided endonuclease TnpB family protein — MIISHKIRLDPNNQQATYFAKAAGTARFAYNWALAEWQRQYAAWKDDNTQPKPNQMSLRRQLNAIKREQFPWMLEVTKNAPQMAIVQLGQAFNHFFAGRAKYPQFKRKGKSRDSFTLTNDQFSLDTRHIRIPNLGLVRIRETLRFSGKILSATISRTADHWFASLTVDTDQNHLSPAENQGVVGVDLGVSALATLSTGEKVVGTKPHKALLSRLQRLSRSLSRKVKGSANRHKAKQKLAKLHARIARIRQDSLHQLTTDLTRRFHTLGIEDLNVSGMVKNRHLSRAISDRGFFEFRRQLEYKAAMRGGVVVVADRFFASSKTCSTPECGYKVDKLPLSVREWTCPVCGAIHDRDVNAAINLAHYAVSYTVSACGGGRLWS, encoded by the coding sequence ATGATCATCAGCCACAAAATCCGCCTTGATCCCAACAACCAGCAAGCCACGTACTTTGCCAAAGCCGCAGGCACGGCACGGTTTGCCTACAACTGGGCATTGGCAGAATGGCAAAGGCAATACGCGGCATGGAAGGACGATAATACCCAGCCCAAACCCAACCAAATGAGCTTGCGCCGCCAATTGAACGCCATCAAGCGTGAACAATTCCCGTGGATGCTCGAAGTCACTAAAAACGCCCCGCAAATGGCGATTGTCCAACTGGGGCAAGCCTTCAACCACTTCTTTGCGGGACGTGCGAAGTACCCACAATTTAAAAGGAAGGGCAAAAGCCGTGACAGTTTCACCCTCACCAATGACCAGTTTAGTCTAGATACCCGCCATATCCGCATTCCTAATCTAGGGTTAGTGCGGATACGAGAAACGTTACGCTTTTCCGGTAAAATCCTCTCCGCCACGATTTCCCGTACTGCTGACCACTGGTTCGCCAGCCTCACCGTGGACACCGACCAGAATCACCTCTCTCCCGCCGAAAACCAAGGTGTGGTAGGGGTGGATTTGGGCGTGTCCGCACTGGCAACCCTCTCTACGGGGGAAAAAGTGGTGGGGACAAAGCCGCATAAAGCCTTACTGTCGCGCCTACAACGCCTATCCCGTAGCCTGTCCCGTAAGGTCAAAGGCAGTGCTAACCGCCACAAGGCGAAACAGAAACTGGCTAAACTCCATGCCAGAATAGCTCGTATCCGTCAAGACAGCTTACATCAACTCACTACGGATTTAACCCGTCGTTTCCACACCCTAGGTATTGAGGATTTGAATGTGTCGGGCATGGTGAAAAACCGCCATTTGTCCCGTGCCATTAGTGACAGGGGCTTTTTCGAGTTTCGGCGGCAATTGGAATACAAGGCGGCCATGCGCGGCGGTGTGGTCGTTGTGGCGGATCGGTTCTTTGCCAGCAGCAAGACCTGTTCCACTCCAGAATGTGGGTATAAAGTGGACAAACTTCCGCTGTCAGTACGTGAATGGACTTGCCCCGTGTGTGGTGCAATCCATGACCGGGACGTGAATGCGGCTATTAACTTAGCCCACTACGCCGTGAGTTACACGGTGTCTGCCTGTGGAGGGGGAAGGCTCTGGTCTTGA
- a CDS encoding ABC transporter ATP-binding protein, producing MTATTARLELQGIRKQYPGTLANDDIHLSILPGEIHALLGENGAGKSTLMKIIYGVVKPDAGTIIWEGQPIQIRDPAQARSLGIGMVFQHFSLFETLTVSENIALALGDQAGDIKTLPERISTISQRYGMALEPHRPVHSLSIGERQRVEIVRCLVQNIKLLILDEPTSVLTPQEVKTLFITLKQLASEGCSILFISHKLYEVKELCHEATILRGGRVSGECIPAQESTLSMAKMMVGDETPVSNTYEKKQGGEVFLTLTNLNQTAHDPFGTSLKNISLQVRRGEIVGIAGVAGNGQEELLAALSGETLTKNKESIRFPSGAVGHLNPTERRQLGMAFVPEDRLGRGAVPDMTLTENGLLTGFLHGLVKGGMVLSSKTKHFAEQIIQDYKVKTPNAQAHAASLSGGNLQKFIIGREILQRPQLLVASHPTWGVDIGAATAIHQALIHLRDQGAAILVISEDTDELFQISDRMGAIFDGQLSPFKPTAQTTIDEVGQWMAGVFNTDEALV from the coding sequence ATGACTGCCACCACTGCACGTTTAGAGCTACAGGGTATTCGCAAACAATACCCCGGAACGCTTGCCAATGACGATATTCACCTGTCCATTTTACCGGGCGAAATACATGCGCTCTTGGGCGAAAATGGTGCAGGCAAAAGCACCCTGATGAAAATTATCTACGGAGTCGTCAAACCCGACGCCGGAACGATTATCTGGGAAGGTCAACCCATCCAAATCCGTGACCCCGCCCAAGCACGTAGCCTCGGTATAGGCATGGTGTTTCAACACTTTTCCCTGTTTGAAACCCTAACCGTGAGTGAAAATATTGCTCTCGCTTTAGGTGATCAAGCAGGTGATATAAAGACGCTACCCGAACGTATTAGCACCATTTCACAACGTTATGGCATGGCGCTAGAACCGCATCGTCCGGTGCATTCGCTCTCGATTGGGGAACGCCAGCGCGTCGAGATTGTGCGTTGCCTAGTACAAAATATTAAACTGCTTATCCTCGATGAACCCACCTCAGTCCTCACACCACAAGAAGTCAAAACCCTATTTATTACGCTTAAACAACTCGCCTCCGAGGGGTGCAGCATTTTATTTATTAGTCACAAACTGTACGAAGTAAAAGAGCTATGCCACGAAGCCACCATCCTACGCGGCGGTCGCGTTTCGGGTGAATGTATTCCCGCGCAAGAAAGCACCCTCAGCATGGCTAAAATGATGGTGGGCGATGAAACGCCTGTCTCGAATACCTATGAGAAAAAACAAGGTGGCGAGGTTTTTTTAACGCTGACTAATCTTAATCAAACTGCACATGATCCCTTTGGTACTTCGCTGAAAAATATTTCCCTACAGGTGCGACGCGGTGAAATTGTCGGTATTGCCGGAGTCGCAGGCAATGGTCAAGAGGAACTACTCGCAGCTTTAAGCGGCGAAACCCTGACTAAAAATAAAGAAAGTATTCGCTTCCCAAGTGGCGCAGTCGGTCATCTCAATCCCACCGAACGGCGTCAATTAGGCATGGCATTTGTCCCGGAAGATCGCCTAGGGCGTGGTGCAGTGCCCGATATGACTTTGACTGAAAATGGCTTATTGACAGGCTTTTTACATGGCTTAGTCAAAGGCGGTATGGTGCTGTCTAGCAAAACCAAACATTTTGCCGAGCAAATTATTCAAGACTACAAAGTCAAAACCCCGAATGCTCAAGCTCACGCCGCCAGCCTTTCCGGTGGCAATCTGCAAAAATTTATTATTGGGCGCGAAATCCTACAAAGACCGCAATTACTGGTGGCGTCTCATCCGACATGGGGGGTAGATATTGGCGCGGCAACCGCAATCCACCAAGCACTGATTCATTTACGCGATCAAGGCGCGGCGATTTTGGTCATCTCTGAAGATACTGATGAATTATTCCAAATCTCAGATCGTATGGGGGCGATTTTTGATGGACAACTATCCCCCTTCAAGCCTACCGCCCAGACGACTATCGATGAGGTCGGACAATGGATGGCTGGGGTATTTAATACTGATGAGGCTCTCGTATGA
- a CDS encoding SUMF1/EgtB/PvdO family nonheme iron enzyme: MPQADRGSAAVGLAYNSVIQIINQTGQCTTEQEVREHEQHYLRFVMQDCMGLEWLRLVRKQDENTPSIGLDSVYTALLTNSDSVDQFPKQYREVEDGLFIWSGRRAHKQLSALDMLNLKNRLVLTGDPGSGKSAFVSYLALCLAGELLEDERANLHTLTAPLPDENGKPQTREIKVVGSDKPQKEEVRQQWEQGALIPLRLILRDFAASRYFPLTDAEAHARCVLDFIHWQLQEQCQQDYSPILDARLRTGEVLVMWDGLDEVPQAGERRKRLLSCLAAFVKAFSGNRFLVTCRPYAYAKPEWKLAGFAETHLAPFNQGQMIRFIQRWYGSARDYQGETASQRADKLQSAVLGRPALTRLAERPLLLSLIAYLHANRHELPERRADLYERLLELLIDEWEKARFKAEDADRAFACEQLSLAEYLQMGQDTIRLVLERLAFNAHAQQQQAIAQETADIAASQLVTELLREGRTDLKPLRLCEYLRDRVGILYQRGGLSEMDAIYTFPHRSFQEYLAAAYLRREERALLERYSAFEEWHEVAAHLGKTDPDRWREVVVLAGGIKAQKEPGQVWALLDSLHPAESNDDALPEAWGVRLASEIMAENVRHTELTKRQERIFQRIRSALPQALRTPHLLAVERAAIGRYLAVIGDPRPEVMTVEAMEFIPIPAGQFWMGQGEHDQEDEELLAETPAGEYDLSYTYRLAQYPVTVAQFRQFVAATHFQLEDERALQGIANAPVVYVSQHEALQFCQWMTEYLHSKGLLAADLCITLPDEAEWEKAARGGLANNPHPQRRYPWGSELTDEHLNYDGNINQVTTVGIYALGASPYGCEDMVGNVWEWTRSKKDAYPYPAVGTKKWWQRTATEDKSAVSVLRGGAFFFLRRYVRCAVRFNRWRDGRDFDVGFRCCAVPIPLTSETSGR; encoded by the coding sequence ATGCCACAGGCGGATAGGGGTTCGGCAGCCGTAGGGCTGGCTTATAACAGTGTCATTCAGATTATTAACCAAACGGGACAATGTACCACTGAACAAGAGGTGCGCGAGCACGAGCAGCACTACTTACGTTTCGTCATGCAGGATTGCATGGGGCTGGAATGGCTGCGGCTGGTACGTAAACAGGACGAAAATACGCCCAGCATTGGGCTAGATTCAGTCTATACGGCTTTATTAACAAATTCGGATAGCGTTGACCAATTTCCTAAGCAATATCGTGAGGTTGAGGATGGTTTATTTATTTGGTCTGGGCGACGAGCTCACAAACAATTATCTGCTCTGGATATGTTAAATCTCAAAAATCGTCTAGTACTCACTGGTGACCCGGGTAGTGGTAAGAGTGCTTTTGTGAGTTATCTAGCTTTGTGCCTTGCGGGTGAATTGTTAGAGGATGAACGCGCCAATTTGCATACCCTAACTGCCCCTTTGCCAGATGAAAATGGTAAACCGCAAACTCGTGAAATTAAGGTGGTGGGGAGCGATAAGCCACAGAAGGAGGAGGTGCGCCAACAGTGGGAGCAGGGCGCACTAATTCCGCTGCGTTTGATTTTGCGTGACTTTGCCGCGTCGCGTTATTTTCCGCTCACTGATGCAGAGGCGCATGCGCGTTGTGTGCTGGACTTTATCCATTGGCAGTTACAGGAACAGTGCCAGCAAGACTATAGCCCGATCTTGGATGCGCGGCTACGCACGGGTGAAGTGCTGGTGATGTGGGATGGTTTAGATGAAGTACCACAAGCTGGGGAGCGGCGCAAGCGTTTACTGTCTTGCTTAGCTGCGTTTGTGAAAGCTTTTTCTGGCAATCGCTTTTTAGTGACCTGTCGTCCCTATGCTTATGCTAAACCAGAGTGGAAATTGGCAGGGTTTGCCGAGACGCATTTAGCGCCTTTTAATCAAGGACAAATGATCCGCTTCATCCAGCGCTGGTATGGCAGTGCGCGGGATTATCAGGGGGAAACAGCATCACAACGGGCGGATAAACTGCAATCCGCTGTTTTAGGTCGTCCGGCACTCACGAGGCTGGCAGAGCGTCCGTTATTGCTTAGTTTAATCGCCTATCTACATGCCAATCGGCATGAATTGCCGGAGCGTCGCGCCGATTTATACGAGCGCCTCTTGGAGTTGTTGATTGATGAATGGGAAAAAGCGCGTTTTAAGGCAGAGGATGCCGATAGAGCCTTTGCCTGTGAGCAACTGAGCCTTGCTGAATATCTACAGATGGGGCAGGACACGATTCGGTTAGTCTTAGAGCGTTTGGCGTTTAACGCTCATGCTCAACAGCAGCAAGCTATCGCGCAAGAAACGGCTGATATTGCGGCTAGTCAATTAGTGACCGAGCTACTACGTGAGGGCAGAACTGACCTAAAACCCTTGCGGCTGTGTGAATATCTGCGAGATCGGGTGGGTATTCTCTATCAGCGCGGTGGTCTCAGTGAGATGGACGCCATCTATACCTTTCCGCATCGCAGTTTTCAAGAGTATTTAGCGGCGGCTTATTTACGCCGTGAGGAAAGGGCTTTATTGGAGCGCTACAGTGCCTTTGAAGAGTGGCATGAGGTCGCCGCTCATTTGGGCAAAACTGACCCTGACCGTTGGCGTGAGGTGGTGGTGTTAGCAGGGGGCATAAAGGCACAAAAAGAGCCTGGGCAGGTATGGGCGTTATTGGATAGTTTGCATCCAGCGGAAAGTAATGATGATGCGCTACCTGAAGCATGGGGGGTACGCTTGGCTTCAGAGATCATGGCGGAAAATGTGCGCCATACTGAGCTGACTAAGCGCCAAGAGCGGATTTTTCAGCGTATTCGTTCAGCCTTACCGCAAGCCTTAAGAACGCCTCATTTGCTAGCGGTAGAGCGTGCTGCGATTGGACGCTATCTGGCAGTAATTGGCGACCCGCGTCCAGAGGTCATGACCGTGGAAGCGATGGAGTTTATACCCATTCCAGCGGGTCAGTTTTGGATGGGACAGGGAGAGCATGACCAAGAGGATGAAGAACTTTTAGCTGAAACACCCGCAGGTGAGTATGACTTAAGCTATACCTACCGATTGGCACAGTATCCGGTGACAGTGGCGCAGTTTCGGCAATTTGTGGCAGCAACGCATTTTCAGTTAGAGGATGAACGTGCTTTGCAGGGGATAGCAAATGCTCCAGTAGTGTATGTTTCACAACACGAGGCGCTGCAATTTTGCCAGTGGATGACGGAGTATTTACACAGTAAAGGACTGTTAGCGGCTGACCTATGCATCACCTTGCCGGATGAAGCCGAATGGGAAAAAGCCGCACGCGGAGGCTTGGCAAATAATCCCCATCCGCAGCGGCGTTATCCGTGGGGCAGTGAGCTGACCGATGAGCATCTGAATTATGACGGTAATATCAATCAAGTCACCACGGTAGGCATCTATGCACTGGGAGCCAGTCCGTATGGTTGTGAAGACATGGTGGGTAATGTCTGGGAGTGGACACGAAGCAAAAAAGATGCTTATCCTTATCCAGCCGTGGGGACTAAAAAGTGGTGGCAACGTACTGCAACAGAGGATAAAAGCGCCGTGTCTGTGTTGCGTGGCGGGGCGTTCTTCTTCCTTCGGAGGTACGTCCGTTGTGCTGTGCGCTTCAACAGGTGGCGGGACGGCCGTGACTTCGATGTTGGATTTCGGTGTTGCGCTGTCCCCATACCTCTGACCTCTGAAACCTCTGGACGTTGA